The following proteins are encoded in a genomic region of Pyrus communis chromosome 11, drPyrComm1.1, whole genome shotgun sequence:
- the LOC137708426 gene encoding protein TIFY 10B-like gives MAAEKLNFSQTCNLLSQFLREKRTLQVVPPTTMNLLTTMEAAASNPAHQVAQTPSSKPSIDLFQHFTKGPEAVLGNQQPGSVAPMTVFYGGQVLVFNDLQAEKAKEIMDLAIIGSSKSSGRFVEKLASGNQSNVVAKNNYQEIQKVQPQAAASDLPIARRASLHKFLAKRKERVAAIAPYQLKNQKASSPAKSDE, from the exons ATGGCAGCTGAAAAGTTGAATTTTTCACAGACATGCAACCTGCTGAGCCAATTCTTGAGGGAGAAGAGAACCCTGCAAGTCGTCCCTCCCACAACAATGAACTTGCTGACGACCATGGAGGCTGCTGCTTCGAACCCAGCCCATCAGGTGGCTCAGACTCCATCATCGAAACCCAGTATCGATTTGTTTCAGCACTTCACCAAAGGCCCAGAAGCGGTTTTGGGAAATCAGCAGCCTGGATCTGTTGCCCCGATGACTGTTTTTTACGGTGGGCAGGTGCTGGTTTTCAATGATCTGCAGGCTGAGAAGGCAAAAGAGATTATGGATTTGGCTATAATTGGAAGCTCCAAGAGTTCTGGTCGGTTTGTGGAGAAATTGGCTTCTGGGAATCAGTCAAATGTTGTCGCTAAAAATAATTACCAGGAAATTCAGAAGGTGCAACCCCAAGCAGCTGCGTCAGATTTGCCTATTGCTAGAAGAGCTTCGCTTCATAAGTTCTTGGctaagagaaaagaaag GGTGGCAGCAATAGCACCATATCAACTGAAAAACCAGAAAGCATCTTCTCCTGCCAAAAGTGACGAGTAA